Proteins co-encoded in one Methanosarcinales archaeon Met12 genomic window:
- a CDS encoding ATP-grasp domain-containing protein codes for MNDIRRILIIGNNTRHIACSAKRAGYTVYVIDHFGDVDVRRCVDGVIVLDSHCDISDSKLNEHIKASDVDAVVLGAGFETRRVNLSEKILLGNDPVVANRVSDKEWLAKELNKLGIPHPRIYANGNIEYPAIIKPKQGMGGRLCRIIHEGDVPPDYIAQECLVGNFASVSVLSTEDDAISLAVNEQLIGVPWLGTAFPFRYCGNITPFNDEHGDEMRQIAEGIILHLRLIGSNGVDFIITKDGPVVLEVNPRFQGSLDTVELATGVNLFDAHVQAISGVLKRNVKAQCFATKMVVFATDDMIVRTSLDIDGIADIPHIGSKICARAPIATALGTGIDRKSALHAAMKKALMIRTQAPSIPSRHGQV; via the coding sequence ATGAATGATATACGACGGATACTCATCATAGGAAACAATACTCGCCATATCGCTTGTTCGGCAAAAAGAGCAGGATACACCGTCTACGTCATCGATCATTTTGGAGACGTGGACGTCAGGCGATGTGTCGATGGAGTGATCGTTTTAGATTCGCACTGCGATATATCGGATTCGAAGCTGAATGAGCATATAAAGGCGTCTGACGTGGATGCGGTGGTATTGGGCGCGGGCTTCGAAACGAGGAGAGTGAATCTATCTGAAAAGATATTATTGGGCAACGACCCGGTTGTAGCGAACAGAGTATCTGATAAAGAATGGTTGGCAAAAGAGCTAAATAAATTGGGCATACCCCATCCGCGCATTTACGCCAATGGAAATATCGAGTATCCCGCCATCATAAAACCAAAACAAGGCATGGGCGGGCGCTTGTGTCGGATTATTCATGAGGGGGATGTCCCTCCAGATTATATAGCGCAGGAATGTCTGGTTGGCAATTTTGCCAGTGTTTCAGTACTGTCTACTGAGGATGATGCCATATCGCTGGCTGTAAACGAGCAGTTGATAGGAGTACCATGGTTGGGAACGGCGTTTCCGTTTCGCTATTGTGGCAATATCACTCCCTTTAATGATGAACACGGTGATGAAATGCGTCAAATTGCAGAGGGAATAATACTCCATCTGAGACTAATTGGCTCGAATGGTGTGGACTTTATAATCACAAAGGACGGACCAGTCGTACTCGAAGTGAATCCAAGGTTTCAGGGCAGCCTGGATACGGTCGAACTTGCTACTGGCGTCAATCTGTTTGACGCACATGTGCAGGCAATATCAGGCGTCTTAAAGCGGAATGTAAAAGCACAATGCTTTGCAACTAAGATGGTGGTCTTTGCCACGGATGATATGATAGTCAGGACGAGTTTGGACATCGATGGAATAGCAGACATTCCACATATCGGAAGTAAAATATGTGCTAGAGCTCCCATCGCCACTGCTCTCGGAACAGGCATCGACAGAAAGAGTGCACTTCATGCTGCGATGAAAAAGGCGCTGATGATAAGGACGCAAGCCCCAAGCATCCCATCGAGACATGGACAAGTTTAA
- a CDS encoding tRNA (cytidine(56)-2'-O)-methyltransferase, with protein MGQIVVLRLGHRPERDQRMTTHVGLTARAFGANGMLIAAQDRSIEKNIDDITRRWGGKFFVRSGIKWKNEVMEWKGRGGRVCHLTMYGINLPDVIDDVHAAGDILVVVGAEKVPAEIYSMADWNIAIGNQPHSEVAALAIFLDRLQKGRELSRVFEGGELQIVPRERNKEVRRVSHE; from the coding sequence ATGGGACAAATAGTGGTTCTTCGGCTGGGACACAGACCAGAGCGCGACCAGCGGATGACGACGCATGTCGGACTGACGGCACGGGCCTTTGGCGCAAATGGCATGCTTATCGCCGCCCAGGACAGGTCGATCGAAAAAAACATAGACGACATTACCAGACGATGGGGCGGAAAGTTTTTTGTCAGAAGCGGCATTAAGTGGAAGAACGAGGTTATGGAGTGGAAGGGGCGCGGAGGAAGGGTCTGTCACCTCACCATGTACGGCATCAATTTGCCAGATGTTATTGACGATGTTCATGCAGCAGGGGATATCTTGGTCGTAGTTGGCGCTGAAAAAGTTCCAGCTGAAATTTATAGTATGGCAGACTGGAATATCGCGATAGGAAATCAGCCGCATTCTGAAGTGGCGGCACTGGCAATTTTTCTGGATCGACTGCAGAAGGGGAGGGAGTTAAGCCGTGTGTTTGAGGGCGGAGAACTCCAGATCGTTCCAAGGGAGAGAAATAAAGAGGTACGCAGGGTTTCTCATGAATGA
- a CDS encoding isocitrate/isopropylmalate dehydrogenase family protein, with translation MTKKVAVIRGDGVGPELVDVAIAILDATGSDIELIMCDAGAEWWDKHGGDSLIPDDTWSILQESDSCFKGPTTTPGGAGSPKSVAVSIRQKFDLYANVRPIKTFQNTPKPLGDVDFVCVREGTEGLYSGSETQVDEDTYVAHRIITKSACRRIARYAFDEATRRKWDTVVAIHKSNILKLTCGAFLEAVNDVGKEYPDIEIWDYHVDNMAQQLIKNPQLFNQKVLLSTNMFMDILSEECSALVGSIGLIYSANIGDSYAMFEPAHGSAPKYKGMDRVNPTATILAGAWMLDYMGEKDKADAIFKATEEVIADGKKVTYDLGGNAKLSEMADEIARRMESKPTKSKI, from the coding sequence GTGACTAAAAAAGTGGCGGTAATCAGAGGCGATGGAGTGGGGCCAGAACTCGTCGATGTGGCTATTGCCATCTTAGATGCTACCGGTTCAGATATCGAGTTGATCATGTGCGATGCAGGCGCCGAATGGTGGGATAAACACGGTGGAGATTCGCTGATACCAGATGATACATGGAGCATACTTCAAGAGAGCGATTCATGTTTCAAGGGACCGACCACAACGCCAGGCGGGGCAGGGTCACCCAAGAGCGTGGCGGTTTCCATCCGCCAGAAGTTTGACCTGTATGCAAACGTCAGACCGATCAAAACATTTCAAAACACCCCGAAGCCGCTGGGCGATGTCGATTTTGTTTGCGTGCGAGAGGGGACCGAGGGGCTTTACAGCGGTTCTGAAACTCAGGTAGATGAGGACACATACGTAGCGCATAGAATAATCACGAAATCCGCATGCAGAAGGATTGCCAGATATGCATTTGATGAGGCGACCCGCAGAAAGTGGGATACCGTGGTGGCAATTCACAAAAGCAACATACTAAAACTGACATGCGGGGCATTTTTAGAGGCGGTCAATGACGTAGGAAAAGAGTATCCAGACATTGAGATATGGGATTACCATGTCGATAATATGGCACAGCAACTCATCAAGAATCCGCAACTTTTCAACCAGAAGGTTCTATTGTCCACCAATATGTTTATGGATATACTCAGCGAGGAGTGTTCTGCCCTTGTTGGAAGCATTGGCCTGATTTATTCAGCGAATATCGGGGACTCCTATGCGATGTTCGAACCCGCGCATGGGTCAGCTCCCAAATACAAAGGCATGGATAGAGTAAATCCAACCGCAACCATACTCGCAGGTGCGTGGATGCTCGATTATATGGGAGAGAAAGATAAAGCCGATGCGATCTTCAAGGCGACGGAAGAGGTAATTGCAGATGGCAAAAAGGTCACCTATGACCTTGGCGGAAACGCAAAACTCAGCGAGATGGCGGACGAAATCGCCAGGCGCATGGAATCGAAACCGACTAAATCGAAGATTTAG
- a CDS encoding 4Fe-4S binding protein, with protein sequence MENGRTVATRDAPRKRELVFFQDSCTGCGMCCEVCTSNAIRLGPTGAIARGVVDAAYLAVNEDCKLCGLCARVCMFGALALYIDGVKEEYDALGSAGVKGGCKFCKLCEEVCPRDAVTVHRTMPGMGELVSGEFKIDMEKCIYCGICQDICPTGALTVERGGLSAKQRGVSEDTPARFERIELDESKCVLCRICARACPVDALTVTQDACDDKIKITGEVVIDNNRCSWCGWCEEVCPEKVIEVQKPIEGDIEIDVERCQGCGTCVEICPCDALYFPLTEYIKIEESYALDRGWSKPIRPRAIPVAVQLKVNKQRCIFCGACANACPIDAIKVTRKKIRMMDTLPKPTQKALSKLMEA encoded by the coding sequence ATGGAAAACGGGAGAACGGTCGCCACCAGAGATGCGCCACGGAAGAGAGAGCTGGTATTCTTCCAAGACAGCTGTACTGGCTGCGGAATGTGCTGTGAAGTATGTACATCAAATGCAATACGGCTAGGGCCGACCGGAGCAATCGCAAGGGGCGTCGTGGATGCGGCATATCTGGCCGTAAATGAAGATTGCAAGCTATGTGGCCTATGTGCTCGCGTCTGCATGTTCGGTGCACTCGCATTGTATATAGATGGCGTGAAAGAAGAATACGATGCACTTGGAAGCGCTGGCGTGAAGGGCGGCTGCAAATTCTGTAAATTGTGCGAGGAAGTCTGCCCCAGAGACGCCGTCACCGTGCATCGGACCATGCCAGGCATGGGAGAACTGGTGAGCGGTGAATTCAAGATTGACATGGAGAAGTGTATCTATTGCGGGATTTGCCAGGACATATGTCCAACTGGGGCATTAACGGTTGAGCGGGGGGGACTGAGCGCAAAACAGAGGGGCGTTTCAGAAGACACGCCGGCGAGGTTTGAGCGAATAGAGCTGGATGAGAGTAAATGCGTTTTATGCAGAATATGTGCACGCGCCTGCCCTGTCGATGCCCTGACAGTGACTCAAGATGCATGCGATGATAAAATCAAGATTACCGGGGAAGTGGTCATAGACAATAATAGATGCTCGTGGTGTGGTTGGTGCGAGGAGGTGTGCCCTGAGAAGGTCATCGAGGTCCAGAAACCGATTGAAGGAGACATTGAAATCGATGTGGAGAGGTGCCAGGGCTGCGGCACATGCGTAGAAATATGCCCGTGCGATGCGCTGTATTTCCCATTGACCGAATATATCAAAATTGAGGAATCCTATGCGCTGGACAGGGGCTGGAGCAAACCAATCCGACCACGCGCAATTCCTGTCGCAGTTCAACTGAAGGTCAATAAACAGCGGTGCATATTTTGCGGTGCCTGTGCGAACGCCTGCCCCATCGATGCGATCAAAGTTACACGGAAGAAGATAAGGATGATGGACACGCTCCCGAAACCCACACAAAAGGCGCTCAGCAAATTAATGGAGGCGTAA
- a CDS encoding 4Fe-4S binding protein, with protein sequence MYELITHEEKCHGCGNCVVACPVNAYIDPAVAGGKGPETDEVIMRVENGVIKILNGDICRGCGTCIESCPVGAIELRVNYR encoded by the coding sequence ATGTATGAACTCATAACCCATGAAGAAAAATGTCACGGATGTGGCAATTGTGTGGTCGCCTGTCCGGTGAACGCATATATCGATCCAGCGGTTGCCGGAGGAAAAGGTCCGGAGACGGATGAGGTCATCATGCGGGTGGAAAATGGCGTGATAAAAATTCTGAACGGGGACATATGCAGAGGATGTGGAACATGCATCGAATCGTGTCCAGTGGGTGCAATAGAATTGAGGGTGAACTATCGATGA
- a CDS encoding transcription factor, producing the protein MISLKNAVTRAYITKLIGEEGIPMIEKMPEGEVTDVEISKITGVALNLVRRSLFILYENRLAEYRRERDKDSGWLTYLWRVDLHNIEQAMELELRKLLNNLQKRLASEKGNMFYVCTENCGRFLFDLAAKTNFVCPFCGAPLEFEDNTKAVTALEKHIAEIQAACA; encoded by the coding sequence TTGATATCGTTGAAGAATGCAGTAACTCGCGCATATATCACAAAACTGATTGGGGAGGAGGGCATCCCAATGATCGAAAAGATGCCCGAAGGCGAAGTTACCGATGTGGAAATATCGAAAATAACAGGCGTAGCCTTAAATTTAGTTAGGCGATCTCTATTCATTCTGTATGAGAATCGATTGGCAGAATATCGGCGAGAGCGGGATAAGGACAGTGGATGGCTTACATACCTATGGCGTGTCGATTTGCACAATATCGAACAGGCCATGGAGTTGGAACTGCGAAAATTGTTAAATAACCTTCAGAAAAGGTTGGCATCAGAAAAAGGAAACATGTTCTACGTGTGTACTGAAAATTGTGGGCGGTTTTTATTCGATCTGGCGGCAAAGACAAATTTTGTATGCCCATTTTGTGGTGCGCCGCTCGAGTTTGAGGATAATACGAAGGCCGTAACTGCACTCGAAAAACATATCGCTGAAATACAGGCGGCGTGTGCATGA
- a CDS encoding 3-isopropylmalate dehydratase — protein sequence MKRKGKILRIFPKDTNTDEIIAGKYKYDELDLEKLAVHTFKSIDPSFYADASKAKNPLIVAATNFGCGSSREQAPQVLKTCGISCIIAESFAHIFYRNCFNIGLPLIECKDMIKKVAQGDVVVVDFDLGVIRNITKKEEYCFKPIPRFMQELLEAGGIMPYLRSHGGYRD from the coding sequence ATGAAGCGCAAAGGAAAAATTCTGCGAATATTTCCAAAGGACACCAACACAGATGAAATCATCGCAGGGAAATACAAATACGATGAACTTGACCTCGAGAAGCTTGCAGTTCACACCTTTAAGTCGATCGATCCGTCATTTTATGCCGATGCCTCGAAGGCGAAGAACCCTTTGATAGTTGCAGCCACTAATTTTGGATGCGGGTCGTCCAGAGAACAGGCACCGCAAGTCCTCAAGACATGCGGTATCTCGTGTATAATCGCCGAATCTTTTGCGCATATCTTTTACAGAAACTGTTTCAACATCGGTCTGCCACTAATCGAGTGCAAGGACATGATAAAAAAAGTCGCGCAGGGAGATGTGGTAGTGGTCGACTTTGACTTGGGCGTAATCCGCAATATAACGAAAAAGGAGGAATACTGCTTCAAACCAATCCCGAGATTCATGCAGGAATTGCTTGAGGCAGGGGGCATTATGCCATATCTAAGGTCGCATGGAGGGTATCGTGACTAA
- a CDS encoding Coenzyme F420 hydrogenase/dehydrogenase, beta subunit C-terminal domain codes for MKIREVIDAGKCTGCGGCVAVCPIDAVMVKEYAVIGDECTECDVCSMTCPVVDGFPENEFDNVLRVCAGRSDMQGQDGAVVSGILRSLLAGGHIDCAIGVGRDDVWRATPILITDAQDVAKTSGTKYTHAPVLSLVKDAMEKYEKIAIIGVPCQVHSARLLNERKIVAIIGLFCMSSFTHGLCEFISSLGVNVCDVHKMDFDRGKFVVYADEEHRVPIKDVKEYARPSCKHCRDFSAYHADISVGSVGSPEGWSTMLIRTKNGEKLLDLVELEYGDADMDAVKRLSDMKRKTS; via the coding sequence ATGAAGATACGAGAGGTCATCGACGCAGGCAAATGCACAGGCTGTGGAGGCTGTGTGGCGGTCTGCCCAATAGATGCCGTTATGGTCAAAGAGTATGCCGTCATCGGCGACGAATGCACAGAGTGCGATGTATGCTCCATGACATGTCCTGTGGTCGATGGATTTCCAGAAAACGAGTTCGATAATGTGCTGCGCGTGTGCGCTGGCAGAAGCGATATGCAGGGACAGGATGGTGCCGTCGTTAGTGGGATACTCAGGTCGTTGCTCGCAGGAGGGCATATAGACTGTGCGATAGGCGTGGGCAGGGATGACGTGTGGCGGGCAACGCCTATTTTGATAACCGATGCCCAGGATGTTGCAAAGACGAGTGGAACAAAATATACTCATGCCCCGGTTCTCTCCCTGGTCAAGGATGCCATGGAGAAATATGAGAAAATTGCGATAATAGGTGTGCCATGCCAGGTTCATTCCGCCAGACTGCTCAATGAGAGAAAAATAGTTGCGATTATAGGGCTTTTCTGCATGTCGAGCTTCACGCACGGCTTGTGCGAATTCATATCCAGTCTTGGGGTTAACGTCTGCGATGTGCATAAGATGGACTTTGACAGGGGGAAATTTGTAGTATATGCAGACGAGGAGCATCGTGTCCCGATAAAGGACGTCAAAGAATATGCACGCCCATCATGTAAGCACTGTCGTGATTTTAGCGCTTATCATGCTGATATTTCAGTGGGCTCGGTCGGCTCTCCAGAAGGGTGGAGCACCATGCTGATAAGGACCAAAAATGGCGAGAAGCTCCTCGATTTAGTTGAGCTGGAATACGGAGATGCCGATATGGATGCGGTCAAAAGACTGTCGGATATGAAACGGAAGACCTCATAG
- a CDS encoding molybdopterin dinucleotide binding domain-containing protein encodes MEFILSTGRSIWQGEGIEAGCDSELYFDACARVEMDPDDMERLGLKENDAVKVKTRYGEVVVYAKTSTQAPHRGLIFMPFGTWANVVVQPSTECTGMPNCKCIPATTEKTDERVLGAHEAIKIYYADGEWGKRAEELKSYYDIH; translated from the coding sequence ATGGAGTTCATATTGAGTACGGGTAGAAGCATATGGCAGGGCGAGGGTATCGAGGCTGGTTGTGACTCTGAACTGTACTTTGATGCCTGCGCAAGAGTCGAAATGGACCCTGATGACATGGAGCGTCTTGGCCTCAAGGAAAATGATGCCGTTAAGGTGAAGACGAGATATGGCGAGGTCGTCGTTTATGCGAAAACGTCTACACAGGCACCACATCGTGGGTTGATATTTATGCCATTTGGTACATGGGCTAACGTCGTCGTTCAGCCGTCGACCGAGTGTACAGGTATGCCAAACTGTAAGTGCATTCCTGCGACGACGGAAAAAACCGATGAAAGGGTTCTGGGCGCCCACGAAGCAATAAAAATTTATTATGCCGATGGAGAGTGGGGAAAGAGGGCGGAGGAGTTGAAGTCATATTATGATATACATTAG
- a CDS encoding formylmethanofuran dehydrogenase subunit B produces MMREIKNVPCPFCGCLCDDGVVIVDDNKIIGTRNLCRIGHQKFAHAQKGRFETPQIRKNGKLEPVSLDEAFDKSAQILANAERPLLYGWCSTSAEAIQIGCELAEACGGIIDCTATLCHGPSLLAIQDQGAPSCTLGEVMNRADLVIYWGCNPMHAHPRHMSRYSVFPRGLFRKRGRRSRTIIVVDPRRTDTAKLADLHIQIAPGSDHMLVHTFREIINSYDVTHETVAGIPADAIRETIEAMGQHQWAVLFFGMGLTQQMGKDRNIDVAIKFIHEFNKYIGTKTVLMPMRGHYNVAGSNVTICAETGHPFAVDFSRGYPRYHPGETTAMDVLYRGEVDAMLNIAANPGTSFSNRALAHLAKIPLINIEPHNQQSMQISDVVIPPAIVGVECDGTAYRMDNIPIKMKKIVDPPENSMPDTVILGEILKRVKEYV; encoded by the coding sequence ATGATGCGCGAAATTAAAAATGTGCCATGCCCTTTCTGCGGATGTTTATGTGATGATGGGGTGGTCATAGTTGATGACAACAAAATCATCGGGACGAGAAATCTGTGCAGGATAGGGCACCAAAAATTTGCACATGCCCAGAAAGGGCGATTTGAAACACCACAAATACGAAAGAATGGAAAACTGGAGCCGGTAAGTTTGGACGAGGCGTTCGATAAAAGCGCACAGATACTTGCAAATGCGGAGCGTCCCCTCCTATATGGATGGTGTTCGACGAGCGCCGAGGCAATCCAAATTGGATGTGAGCTTGCAGAGGCATGCGGCGGAATCATCGACTGCACTGCAACGCTATGTCATGGGCCATCGCTTTTAGCGATTCAAGACCAGGGTGCACCCAGCTGCACGTTGGGAGAGGTGATGAATCGTGCCGATTTGGTCATATATTGGGGCTGCAATCCAATGCATGCACATCCAAGGCATATGAGCAGGTATTCAGTATTCCCAAGGGGCTTGTTCAGGAAGAGGGGGCGAAGAAGCAGGACCATCATAGTCGTCGACCCCAGGCGGACGGATACGGCGAAACTCGCGGACCTGCACATCCAGATAGCACCTGGGTCGGACCACATGTTGGTGCACACGTTCCGTGAAATCATCAATTCATATGACGTTACGCACGAGACCGTGGCTGGCATTCCAGCAGATGCGATACGGGAAACGATAGAGGCAATGGGGCAGCATCAGTGGGCGGTACTGTTCTTTGGGATGGGATTGACCCAACAGATGGGGAAGGATAGGAACATCGACGTTGCCATAAAATTCATACACGAATTCAATAAATACATCGGCACCAAGACCGTTTTAATGCCGATGAGGGGGCACTACAATGTCGCAGGGTCAAACGTCACGATATGCGCCGAGACAGGGCATCCGTTTGCAGTGGACTTTTCACGCGGATATCCCAGATACCACCCGGGTGAAACGACTGCCATGGATGTGTTATATCGTGGCGAGGTCGATGCGATGCTCAACATCGCTGCCAACCCCGGGACATCGTTCTCGAATAGGGCCCTAGCCCATCTGGCAAAGATACCACTCATAAACATCGAACCCCACAATCAACAATCCATGCAGATATCAGATGTGGTAATTCCCCCTGCGATCGTTGGAGTTGAATGCGATGGAACTGCATATCGAATGGACAACATTCCAATAAAGATGAAAAAAATTGTGGACCCACCTGAGAACAGCATGCCAGATACCGTTATCTTAGGAGAGATTTTGAAGAGGGTCAAGGAATATGTATGA
- a CDS encoding isopropylmalate synthase: protein MMYRTYEDMPKIKLPGDVEVKISDSTIRDGAQMPGIVFKTSHRLKVYEWLHEIGIEKIETFLYNKRDRVAAREMLDRGYEHPEVTAWARAVPADIDLALNMDGIGEIGILMSISDVHIFDKMSLKNREEAEEKYLAALDYAIDHGLKVRCHFEDITRADMTGFVIPLVEQIIERSPDILIRICDTLNFGLPFPELDVPYGIPTIIKRLKDAGVVNIETHIHDDFGLGIANTLAGYWYGANWSNLTFLGIGERAGNAELEKILLFLAYRVEGFQKYNLKCLVEFARYMEKEVGIRVPRNKAVVGRNIFAHESGIHTAGVIKNPFTYEPFPPELVGGKRELLIGDSSGTEVIRMKVEDALSELMHVNAKVDKNDMRIKAIHQDIQKLYDDETRRSCISDEELKSYVKKYFMFEPIVKKDAGRNGEEKE from the coding sequence ATGATGTACAGAACGTATGAAGATATGCCAAAAATCAAGTTACCAGGTGACGTCGAGGTTAAAATAAGCGATAGTACCATACGAGATGGAGCGCAAATGCCAGGCATCGTGTTTAAAACGTCCCATAGACTGAAGGTATATGAATGGCTGCACGAAATCGGCATCGAGAAAATCGAAACTTTCCTGTATAACAAACGGGACCGCGTCGCAGCCAGAGAAATGCTGGATCGCGGCTATGAACATCCGGAAGTCACGGCGTGGGCGCGGGCAGTTCCAGCGGATATAGATTTAGCCCTGAATATGGATGGTATAGGAGAAATCGGGATATTGATGTCCATCTCGGATGTACACATCTTCGACAAGATGAGTTTAAAAAATAGGGAAGAGGCTGAAGAGAAATATTTAGCTGCGCTGGACTATGCAATTGATCACGGTCTGAAAGTTAGGTGTCATTTCGAGGACATCACAAGAGCAGATATGACTGGATTTGTGATTCCACTTGTTGAGCAGATTATAGAAAGGTCCCCCGATATCCTCATTCGAATTTGTGATACGCTAAACTTTGGATTACCATTTCCTGAACTGGATGTTCCATATGGAATTCCAACTATAATCAAGCGGCTTAAAGATGCAGGGGTTGTAAACATAGAGACACACATCCACGATGACTTCGGTCTCGGCATAGCCAATACATTGGCAGGATACTGGTATGGCGCCAATTGGTCAAATCTGACATTTTTGGGCATAGGCGAAAGAGCGGGCAACGCAGAATTGGAGAAAATATTGTTGTTTTTGGCATACCGTGTTGAGGGTTTCCAGAAATACAACCTCAAATGCCTCGTAGAATTTGCGAGATATATGGAGAAAGAAGTTGGAATCAGGGTTCCCAGAAATAAGGCAGTAGTCGGCAGGAATATCTTTGCCCATGAAAGTGGCATCCACACAGCAGGGGTTATCAAGAATCCATTTACATACGAGCCGTTTCCACCAGAGCTCGTTGGTGGGAAAAGGGAGCTGCTGATAGGTGATTCCTCTGGAACTGAAGTAATACGAATGAAGGTTGAAGACGCCCTGTCCGAACTGATGCATGTTAATGCAAAAGTTGACAAAAATGACATGCGCATAAAGGCCATTCACCAGGATATTCAGAAACTGTATGACGATGAAACCAGACGCTCATGCATATCCGATGAAGAGCTGAAGAGTTATGTTAAGAAGTACTTCATGTTCGAGCCCATCGTCAAAAAAGATGCTGGTAGAAATGGAGAAGAGAAGGAGTAA